Genomic DNA from Halobaculum sp. CBA1158:
GCCGCAGAAGTTCGAACAGCGACTCCCGGTAGTCGTCGAGGCGCTCGCGGATCGCATCGTCGGCCGCGCTTGCGGGCGGATCCGTGTCCGACATGGTCGCTCCAGCACGGCCGGAGGCTTCGCCCTTTGGCCGCCGGCACGGCGTGCCGGGAACGGATCGATCCGGGAGAGTTACTAACGAGATACCATATCCAATGCCAAAGTTAATATTCTACATGAAATAATTAACAAACAGAGATGGAACACACGCGACGAGCCGTCCTCGGGTCCGTCGGTGCGGTCGGCGCGGGCGCGCTCGCAGGCTGTCTGGGTTCGCGAGCGGGAGGCGGCGGCGGTGACGGCGGTGCCACCGGAAGCGACGGCGACGCGACCGCGCAGGCGACGTTCTTCGTCTTCGGCGACGTTGCGAGCGCGGTCGCCGGCGACGCGACGAGCACGGGCCTGCTGGTCCCGGTCGGGCAGCACGGGCACGGGTGGGAGCCGGGGCCGCGCGTCCGCGAGTCGATCCGGGCGGCCGACCTCCTCGTCCACGGGATGAGGGGGTTCCAGCCGTGGGTCGACGACATCGCCGCCGACCTCGCGGCCGACGACGCCGACGTGGCGACCGTCGACGCCAGCGCCGGCGTGGACCTGTTGCCGGCGGCCGACGGAGACGGCCACGATCACGGCGACGGCGAGCACAATGGCGACGGGGAGACGCACGACAAGGAGACGAACGACGGGGAGACGCACGACGAGGAGACGAACGACGGGGAGACGCACGACGAGGAGACGCACGACGATCACACCGAAACCGAACGCCACGACGACGGCGACCACGACGACGGCGACCACGACGACGACGATCACGGCGACGACGACGATCACGGCGACGGCGACCACGACCGTCACGCCGGGGAGTACGACCCGCACTTCTGGATGGACCCGCGTCGCGTCGCAGACGCCGTGGACGCCGTGGAGGCGGCGCTGGGGGAGGCGGACCCCGACGGCTCCGACGCCCAC
This window encodes:
- a CDS encoding metal ABC transporter substrate-binding protein — its product is MEHTRRAVLGSVGAVGAGALAGCLGSRAGGGGGDGGATGSDGDATAQATFFVFGDVASAVAGDATSTGLLVPVGQHGHGWEPGPRVRESIRAADLLVHGMRGFQPWVDDIAADLAADDADVATVDASAGVDLLPAADGDGHDHGDGEHNGDGETHDKETNDGETHDEETNDGETHDEETHDDHTETERHDDGDHDDGDHDDDDHGDDDDHGDGDHDRHAGEYDPHFWMDPRRVADAVDAVEAALGEADPDGSDAHAANAAAFREELTTLDDRIESLVADADEGVLLVAGHNSVRYLGDRYGLEIEALTGLSPDDRPTTRDIERAQEAIATHDLRYVCADPLESQRAADQLVAETDAEAVLPLTAMPGLTDEWAENDWGYLDVMREVNVPTLEEALSR